A region from the Nonlabens sp. YIK11 genome encodes:
- the hisS gene encoding histidine--tRNA ligase — translation MAQKPSIPKGTRDFNPTEVSRREYIISNIKKHFQTYGFMPIETPSFENSDTLLGKYGEEGDRLIFKILNNGEYLSKVNNDDLSTKDESVITPQISDRALRYDLTVPFARYVVQHQNEIAFPFKRYQVQNVWRADRPQKGRFREFTQCDADVVGSDSLLQEVEFIKLFDDVYTDLGLKGCTIKINNRKVLAGIAQMMGAEDKLIDFTVALDKLDKIGADKVKQEMLDKGIDPQAIEKLQPVFELDGSFEEKIGQMKNLLASSNIGLQGIAELEFIKENLVGLELKTTHLDLDITLARGLNYYTGCIFEVAAPAGVAMGSISGGGRYDDLTGIFGMKDMSGVGISFGLDRIYLVLEELNLFPETVKAGVQVLFINFGEVEASYCMKLMFRFRESGIKTELYPDSGKMKKQMTYADKNDIPFVILAGEDEIKSGKLTLKNMKTGEQNQLTADELIQRFK, via the coding sequence ATGGCACAAAAACCTTCCATACCTAAAGGAACTAGAGATTTTAACCCTACTGAAGTATCTCGTAGGGAATATATCATAAGCAACATCAAGAAGCATTTTCAGACCTACGGATTCATGCCGATTGAGACACCGAGCTTTGAAAATTCTGACACGTTGCTGGGTAAGTATGGAGAAGAAGGAGACCGCTTGATATTCAAAATTTTGAATAACGGTGAGTATTTGAGTAAAGTGAATAACGATGACCTATCCACAAAGGATGAATCGGTCATTACACCGCAAATAAGCGACCGCGCTTTGCGTTACGACCTGACGGTACCTTTTGCGCGATATGTGGTACAGCACCAGAATGAGATTGCGTTTCCCTTTAAGAGATATCAAGTCCAGAACGTGTGGCGAGCAGACCGTCCGCAAAAAGGTCGCTTTAGAGAATTTACGCAATGTGATGCCGATGTTGTTGGTAGCGATTCATTGCTACAGGAAGTAGAATTCATTAAACTCTTTGATGATGTTTATACCGATTTAGGCCTAAAGGGTTGCACGATCAAAATCAATAATCGTAAGGTTCTAGCCGGTATCGCCCAGATGATGGGAGCAGAGGATAAGCTCATTGATTTTACCGTGGCACTGGACAAGCTTGATAAAATTGGAGCAGATAAGGTAAAGCAGGAAATGTTGGACAAAGGCATTGACCCACAGGCGATTGAAAAACTACAACCCGTTTTTGAACTGGATGGTTCTTTTGAAGAGAAGATCGGTCAGATGAAGAATTTGTTGGCGTCTTCCAACATTGGACTACAAGGAATTGCAGAGTTGGAATTTATAAAGGAAAACCTGGTTGGGTTAGAACTCAAAACCACACATCTGGATCTTGACATCACCCTTGCCAGAGGTCTTAACTATTATACCGGCTGCATTTTTGAAGTGGCGGCTCCAGCAGGAGTGGCTATGGGCAGCATAAGTGGTGGCGGTCGTTATGATGACCTTACCGGTATTTTTGGAATGAAGGACATGAGTGGCGTTGGAATCAGCTTTGGGCTGGACCGCATCTATTTGGTCTTGGAAGAACTGAATCTTTTTCCAGAAACCGTTAAAGCAGGCGTGCAGGTATTGTTTATCAATTTTGGCGAGGTAGAAGCTAGTTACTGTATGAAATTGATGTTTCGCTTTCGCGAAAGCGGAATCAAAACAGAGCTCTATCCAGACAGCGGGAAAATGAAAAAGCAAATGACTTATGCAGATAAGAATGACATACCATTTGTAATTCTAGCTGGCGAGGACGAGATCAAATCTGGTAAGCTAACGCTTAAGAACATGAAGACCGGTGAGCAAAACCAACTCACTGCCGATGAGCTTATCCAGCGATTTAAGTAA